A portion of the Phycisphaerales bacterium AB-hyl4 genome contains these proteins:
- a CDS encoding PEP-CTERM sorting domain-containing protein — translation MKQSVILILRKGREMQKATLISALAMGSAMVATSQVHADVNITFDDPVVTSSNQAPGVWYTDRAAPAGFEVVQFNGENVLKQSIGAGDADANGFRNTQGRKYDLTPGTFSVSIDLYVPDDWASTDRRMAGFWGTMFDNSGDVASYPIIEFNSGTAGYESTTDDPTNAGSPSPRFRVWDSQSGWADMGLPTGFAYDTWHTLEMTLAGGQIIYTVGDLEVAVTAGDADYFGNIILQGYNTHADFSSGVSYDIYWDNFSSVVPEPASLALLGMGGLALVLRRRRANA, via the coding sequence GTGAAGCAATCGGTAATCCTCATTTTGAGGAAAGGAAGAGAAATGCAGAAGGCTACTTTGATTTCGGCGCTGGCAATGGGTTCGGCAATGGTCGCAACATCGCAGGTTCATGCCGACGTGAACATTACGTTCGATGATCCAGTGGTTACCAGTAGTAATCAGGCACCTGGGGTGTGGTACACCGACCGTGCTGCTCCGGCGGGCTTTGAAGTCGTGCAGTTCAATGGCGAAAACGTGCTGAAGCAGTCAATTGGCGCCGGCGACGCCGACGCCAATGGCTTCCGCAACACGCAGGGGCGTAAGTATGACCTCACGCCTGGCACCTTCTCGGTGTCCATCGACTTGTACGTGCCGGACGACTGGGCCTCGACCGACCGTCGTATGGCCGGCTTCTGGGGCACAATGTTCGACAACTCGGGTGACGTTGCGTCCTACCCGATCATCGAGTTCAACTCGGGCACAGCGGGGTACGAGTCTACAACCGACGACCCGACCAACGCCGGCTCACCTTCGCCGCGTTTTCGCGTGTGGGATTCCCAAAGCGGTTGGGCAGATATGGGTCTGCCCACCGGCTTCGCTTACGATACATGGCATACGCTCGAAATGACCCTCGCAGGTGGGCAGATTATTTACACCGTCGGTGATCTCGAGGTCGCGGTCACAGCTGGTGATGCCGACTATTTCGGCAACATTATCCTCCAGGGTTACAACACCCACGCCGACTTCAGCTCGGGTGTGAGCTACGACATCTATTGGGATAACTTTTCTTCGGTCGTCCCGGAACCTGCCAGCCTTGCGCTGCTGGGCATGGGTGGGCTCGCCTTGGTGCTTCGCCGTCGACGTGCGAATGCCTGA
- a CDS encoding ClpP family protease, translating to MAAPPIGRYREMTIDELLLENRVIFLVGEINHASATGIIMRLLYLQNQKKGVDINLYINSPGGAVDDTLAIYDTMQFLDCEVATYCIGKAMSGGAVVLAAGAKGKRYSLPHAKVMIHQPYGGVYGQTSDVQIQAEEILKTKDELNGILARHTGQTKEQIEEDSERDKFFSAQEAKAYGLVDDVIEKSQPNVSGEDNKPE from the coding sequence ATGGCAGCGCCACCCATCGGCCGATACCGCGAGATGACCATTGACGAGCTGCTGCTGGAAAATCGCGTCATCTTCCTCGTCGGCGAGATCAACCACGCCTCCGCCACCGGCATCATCATGCGGCTGCTCTATCTGCAGAACCAAAAAAAGGGCGTCGACATCAACCTCTACATCAACTCGCCCGGCGGGGCCGTTGACGACACCCTCGCGATCTACGACACCATGCAGTTCCTCGACTGCGAAGTCGCCACCTACTGCATCGGCAAAGCCATGTCCGGCGGAGCCGTCGTCCTCGCCGCCGGCGCGAAGGGCAAACGCTACAGCCTCCCCCACGCCAAGGTCATGATCCACCAGCCCTACGGCGGGGTCTACGGCCAAACCTCCGACGTCCAGATCCAAGCCGAGGAAATCCTCAAAACCAAAGACGAACTCAACGGCATCCTCGCACGACACACCGGCCAGACCAAAGAACAGATCGAAGAAGATTCCGAACGCGACAAGTTCTTCTCCGCACAGGAAGCCAAGGCCTACGGCCTCGTCGACGACGTCATCGAAAAATCACAACCCAACGTCTCCGGCGAAGACAACAAGCCCGAATAA
- the rsfS gene encoding ribosome silencing factor has product MTEHLSYRSGLEPAVASSTHDVQASRDFAIETARLLADSHCEDVVIFDVRGLSDLANYIIIASGTSDRQIKSLAGHVNELAREHGFVRYGSDRDAASTWLALDYVDLMVHLFEPATRAHYDMEMLWGDAPRVSWHRG; this is encoded by the coding sequence ATGACCGAGCACCTTTCTTATCGATCGGGGCTGGAGCCGGCCGTTGCGTCCAGTACGCACGACGTGCAGGCCAGCCGGGACTTTGCCATCGAGACCGCCCGCCTCTTGGCCGACTCGCACTGCGAGGATGTGGTCATCTTTGACGTGCGCGGTTTGAGCGATCTGGCAAACTACATCATCATCGCCTCAGGCACGAGCGATCGGCAGATCAAATCGCTGGCCGGCCACGTCAACGAACTTGCCCGCGAGCATGGCTTTGTCCGCTACGGGTCGGACCGGGACGCGGCGAGCACCTGGCTGGCGTTGGATTATGTCGATTTGATGGTGCACCTCTTCGAGCCGGCGACGCGGGCGCACTACGACATGGAAATGCTCTGGGGCGATGCGCCACGCGTGTCCTGGCATCGTGGTTGA
- a CDS encoding entericidin A/B family lipoprotein has translation MNWYKLCKSFGRRGLLSLALVAAFGIGGVSLTGCNTTEGAGQDIEAAGEGIQDAAN, from the coding sequence ATGAACTGGTACAAACTTTGCAAATCATTCGGTCGACGCGGGCTGTTGAGCCTGGCACTGGTTGCGGCATTCGGCATCGGCGGCGTGTCGCTGACCGGCTGCAACACGACGGAAGGCGCTGGCCAAGACATTGAGGCGGCCGGTGAAGGCATTCAGGACGCGGCGAACTGA
- a CDS encoding DUF1328 domain-containing protein, translating into MGLLGWALVFLVVAIVAAVFGFGGISSAAADIARILFFVFIVIFLVMLVAGLLGAAPLPV; encoded by the coding sequence ATGGGGCTTCTTGGTTGGGCATTGGTATTTCTGGTGGTGGCGATTGTCGCTGCAGTGTTCGGGTTTGGCGGGATCTCATCCGCGGCTGCGGATATTGCCCGAATTCTGTTTTTCGTCTTCATCGTGATTTTCCTGGTCATGCTGGTCGCCGGTCTGCTCGGCGCTGCTCCATTGCCAGTTTAA
- a CDS encoding entericidin A/B family lipoprotein: MRHLIETNKLTIWLSRTLTVLAAGVLSFSMLVGVTGCETTEGVGRDIEAAGEGIQEGADRADPGPPDQW, encoded by the coding sequence ATGCGACATTTGATCGAGACAAACAAATTGACGATCTGGCTTTCGCGCACATTGACAGTGCTCGCGGCGGGAGTGCTCAGCTTTTCAATGCTGGTCGGCGTCACCGGCTGTGAGACGACCGAAGGTGTTGGCCGCGACATTGAGGCGGCGGGTGAAGGCATACAGGAAGGCGCGGATCGCGCGGACCCCGGTCCGCCTGACCAATGGTAA